In Bombus affinis isolate iyBomAffi1 chromosome 8, iyBomAffi1.2, whole genome shotgun sequence, the following proteins share a genomic window:
- the LOC126919830 gene encoding NPC intracellular cholesterol transporter 1-like isoform X4: MYVSSKHSSVHVIEQALFYGYYKICRKPKLIFLCLMNRVPVISGIVHRKKRSDQLLTDDFFEIEPDKQINNTVFEPAVHVSPELYCNVVNNLPKACLLSSILDIWEYDTNVILHKTKKDIINDINTTKISPTLGHPLNFIELLGGITRDEEGKIISATAVRTQWAVNVNFSKVDMNNFGNDVGTADWATDDVLQWELSYLDILHENARILNNEKNVNNTLAIWYDAGRSFGDVTFVTMFGNIGILSIGFILMFFYVLVIFSDYNWVGWRVYLTIGGLLCVGGAFIASISVCSALGISYGPVHTSLPFMLLALGIDDNFLIMASWKEIHTHKLNQNKPLEERIALMLGHAGSAIIITSLTDVVAFIIGASTILPSLQSFCIYAAVGVLLTFLFQVTFYVAFFTVDARRIENKRNSILPCIIHENFVQKFTSPQEELPAKLINKLYSNIILTKPGKIMIVLITIVTVSAGIMGTLKLEQWFDPGWFIPSHSYLSKYIDVRRTQYPEHGYESMILMGDFNYTAEFPKLINLAEKFGNLSTIQSINSWPSDFAKFVLEYFQKDLRYEILEDVEFRKYLSKFLFSRNGGKYQRNFRFGKSLTCGESTAPILVATIDFTFKRFYGPHQWIPAMDESKQVAHDAGVNGFVTVWSEVFSLWVTDKLIAQEVQRNVFLALICVMGMTGLLIAELQTCFWIFLCVLLTLLNVCGFMYFWGLTIDIASCIGLELGIGLCVDYAAHVAHAFINAASVSGNEDRTKRAHIAVRYIGAAVAYGAGSTLLALSMMVFSDSYVFHAFLKIFVLVILFGLWHGLFLLPVILSTIGPGSLRSHKEPESPEKVEDTGDTVTSPLNKETES, translated from the exons ATGTATGTTTCAAGTAAGCATTCTTCTGTACATGTTATTGAACAAGCTTTATTTTATGGATACTATAAGATTTGCCGAAAACCAAAACTAATTTTTCTTTGTTTAATGAATAGAGTACCTGTCATATCAGGTATTGTACATAGAAAAAAGCGCAGCGATCAACTGCTGACTGATGATTTCTTTGAAATTGAACCAGACAAACAAATTAATAACACTGTATTCGAACCTGCAGTTCATGTTAGTCCTGAACTCTATTGTAATGTAGTAAACAATTTGCCAAAAGCTTGCCTTTTAAGCAGTATCTTGGATATATGGGAATATGACACTAATGTGATTCTACATAAAACTAAGAAGGATATTATTAATGATATAAACACCACAAAAATTAGTCCCACATTGGGCCATCCACtaaattttatagaattattGGGTGGTATAACAAGAGATGAAGAGGGTAAAATCATCTCAGCCACAGCAGTAAGAACACAATGGGCAGTTAATGTAAACTTTTCAAAAGTGGATATGAATAACTTTGGCAACGATGTTGGAACAGCTGATTGG gCAACAGATGATGTATTACAGTGGGAGCTATCCTATTTAGATATATTGCACGAAAATGCAAGGATTTTAAATAAcgaaaaaaatgtaaataatacatTAGCTATCTGGTATGATGCTGGTAGAAGCTTTGGTGATGTTACATTTGTAACAATGTTCGGAAATATTGGTATATTATCAATAGGATTCATTTTAATGTTTTTCTACGTTCTAGTCATATTCTCGGATTACAATTGGGTGGGATGGAGA GTCTATCTTACAATTGGCGGTCTTTTGTGTGTGGGTGGTGCTTTTATAGCTTCAATCAGTGTGTGCTCTGCTCTTGGAATTTCGTATGGACCTGTGCATACTTCTTTACCTTTTATGTTGTTGGCTCTTGGAATAgacgataattttttaataatggcATCTTGGAAAGAAATACATACACACAAGTTGAATCAAAATAAGCCATTAGAAGAAAGAATAGCTTTAATGTTAGGACATGCAGGCTCGGCTATTATTATTACTTCTCTTACTGACGTTGTTGCCTTTATTATCGGTGCATCCACA ATATTGCCATCCCTCCAATCATTCTGTATTTACGCGGCGGTTGGAGTGCTACTGACGTTTTTATTTCAAGTCACGTTTTACGTTGCCTTTTTTACCGTCGATGCCCGACGAATcgagaataaaagaaattcgaTACTACCTTGCATCATTCATGAAAACTTTGTACAGAAATTCACTAGTCCGCAAGAAGAACTTCCCGCCAAgttgataaataaattatattcaaatataattcTGACAAAACCCGGAAAGATAATGATAGTATTAATAACAATAGTTACAGTATCGGCTGGAATTATGGGTACATTAAAATTGGAACAATGGTTTGACCCAGGCTGGTTTATACCAAGTCATTCGTATTTAAGTAAATATATTGACGTACGACGCACTCAATATCCCGAACATGGTTACGAGTCAATGATTCTTATGGGAGATTTCAATTACACCGCCGAGTTTCCAAAGCTAATAAATTTGGCtgagaaatttggaaatttatcaACGATACAAAGTATAAATTCTTGGCCCAGTGATTTTGCCAAATTTGTCTTGGAATATTTTCAAAAAG ATTTAAGATATGAAATACTAGAAGACGTGGAATTCCGAAAATATCTATCCAAGTTCTTATTTAGTCGAAATGGAGGCAAATATCAACGGAACTTCCGTTTTGGAAAAAGCTTAACGTGCGGTGAAAGTACTGCACCGATTTTAGTAGCTACTATAGATTTTACCTTTAAACGATTTTATGGTCCTCATCAATGGATCCCAGCGATGGATGAAAGTAAGCAGGTGGCACATGATGCTGGAGTCAATGGTTTCGTCACAGTTTGGAGCGAAGTATTCAGCTTGTGGGTCACTGACAAATTAATCGCTCAAGAAGTTCAGCGTAATGTTTTCTTGGCTTTGATTTGTGTCATGGGAATGACAGGGTTACTGATCGCTGAGCTGCAGACATGTTTCTGGATCTTTTTATGCGTACTTCTTACACTTTTGAATGTTTGCGGATTCATGTACTTTTGGGGTTTGACAATAGATATCGCATCTTGCATTG GCTTGGAATTGGGCATTGGATTATGTGTGGATTACGCTGCTCACGTTGCACATGCATTTATAAATGCTGCGAGTGTAAGTGGAAATGAAGATCGTACAAAAAGAGCACATATCGCGGTGAGGTACATTGGTGCAGCGGTTGCATACGGTGCTGGCTCGACGTTACTTGCACTTTCCATGATGGTATTCTCGGACAGTTATGTGTTTCATGCGTTTTTAAAGATTTTTGTTTTGGTAATATTGTTTGGTCTCTGGCACGGATTATTTCTTCTGCCTGTTATATTAAGCACTATTGGGCCAGGAAGTCTACGATCACACAAAGAACCAGAATCTCCAGAGAAGGTGGAGGATACAGGCGACACCGTTACTAGTCCCCTAAATAAAGAGACGGAGAGTTAA